One Spirochaeta cellobiosiphila DSM 17781 DNA window includes the following coding sequences:
- a CDS encoding UPF0149 family protein produces MNLNSWIIMGEELNRIQQAQTPFEFWHGFLAGIVCSPIELVPTAWTNFLLDPQGQGPKQAQEDLGEKPVTLALSLHKEMHEKVANYDESFFAPVTQNLDAWAEGFLSALGFWGDEYIEKGSFELKHLMQNALIVYNADQFYKDMGMDPDRHTRAEELSRAQSFLPFMVMEIFKLWIEIHEVEHIDVVDRDLMQKVKTELEKLDHD; encoded by the coding sequence ATGAATTTAAATTCTTGGATAATTATGGGAGAGGAATTAAACCGAATTCAGCAGGCACAGACACCTTTTGAATTCTGGCATGGATTCCTCGCAGGTATTGTTTGTTCGCCAATTGAATTAGTCCCAACGGCCTGGACAAATTTTCTTTTAGACCCTCAGGGACAGGGGCCAAAGCAAGCTCAGGAAGATTTAGGTGAAAAACCTGTCACTTTAGCATTATCATTACATAAAGAGATGCATGAGAAGGTGGCCAACTATGATGAATCTTTCTTTGCTCCTGTAACTCAGAATCTTGATGCCTGGGCAGAAGGTTTTCTATCAGCCCTTGGCTTTTGGGGTGATGAGTATATAGAAAAAGGTAGTTTTGAACTAAAACATCTCATGCAAAATGCCCTTATCGTGTATAATGCAGATCAGTTCTATAAAGATATGGGTATGGATCCAGACAGGCACACTAGGGCTGAAGAATTGTCTCGGGCACAGTCTTTCCTTCCTTTTATGGTAATGGAAATCTTTAAGCTTTGGATAGAAATCCATGAAGTGGAACACATTGATGTAGTGGATCGGGACCTAATGCAAAAAGTTAAAACGGAATTGGAGAAATTAGACCATGATTAA
- the fabV gene encoding enoyl-ACP reductase FabV — MVVTPKIRNNICMSAHPVGCDKEVERQINYVKSHGAFNGPKKVLVIGSSTGFGLATRITTAFGSGASTIGVAFEKEGSGKRPGTAGWYNTAAFERYAKEAGLYAKSFNGDAFSHEMKAEVINAIKADLGKVDLVVYSLASGIRVDPDTGETYRSVLKTLGDSYSAKSIDPIKGEVKLAVIEPANEEEVIATKKVMGGEDWELWVNALLEADVLETGAKIIAYSYIGPKVTHAIYRNGTIGQAKKHLEDTADKIRELMTKVNGEAYISVNKALVTRASSVIPVVSLYTGILYKVMKEKGLHEACIEQMYRMLSDKIYGSDAVKIDEDKMIRMDDWELRDDVQQAVEDIWSQIKDDNLEELTDLEGFRTEFMNQNGFDIPGVDYDADVEI; from the coding sequence ATGGTCGTAACACCTAAAATTCGTAATAATATTTGTATGTCAGCCCATCCCGTTGGATGTGATAAAGAGGTCGAAAGACAAATCAACTATGTTAAGAGCCATGGAGCTTTTAATGGTCCTAAAAAAGTCCTTGTTATTGGTAGTTCAACAGGGTTTGGTTTAGCCACAAGGATAACTACTGCCTTTGGATCAGGAGCCTCTACTATTGGTGTTGCTTTTGAGAAAGAAGGAAGTGGAAAGAGACCTGGTACAGCAGGTTGGTATAACACTGCTGCATTTGAAAGATATGCTAAAGAAGCAGGTCTTTATGCTAAGAGTTTTAATGGGGATGCTTTCAGCCATGAAATGAAAGCAGAAGTTATCAATGCCATTAAAGCCGATCTTGGAAAGGTTGATTTGGTTGTCTACTCCCTGGCGAGTGGGATCCGGGTAGATCCTGACACGGGAGAAACGTATCGATCTGTTCTAAAAACTCTAGGTGATTCTTATTCAGCCAAAAGTATTGATCCTATCAAAGGAGAAGTAAAGCTAGCTGTTATTGAACCTGCTAATGAAGAAGAAGTCATTGCTACCAAGAAAGTAATGGGTGGTGAAGATTGGGAGCTATGGGTAAATGCTTTACTGGAAGCTGACGTTCTGGAAACAGGTGCTAAGATTATTGCATACTCCTATATTGGACCCAAAGTAACTCATGCTATCTATAGAAACGGGACTATTGGACAAGCTAAGAAACACTTGGAAGATACAGCAGACAAGATTAGAGAGCTAATGACAAAGGTTAATGGTGAAGCCTATATCTCTGTAAACAAAGCTCTTGTAACGCGGGCTAGTTCTGTTATTCCTGTTGTGTCTCTATACACAGGTATTTTGTACAAAGTCATGAAAGAAAAAGGTCTACATGAAGCTTGTATTGAGCAAATGTACCGTATGTTATCTGATAAAATCTATGGCTCTGATGCTGTGAAAATTGATGAGGATAAAATGATTCGTATGGATGATTGGGAATTAAGAGATGATGTTCAACAAGCTGTTGAAGACATCTGGTCTCAAATCAAGGATGATAATTTAGAAGAATTAACAGACTTGGAAGGTTTCAGAACTGAATTCATGAATCAAAATGGTTTTGATATTCCAGGCGTCGATTACGATGCAGATGTAGAAATCTAA
- a CDS encoding Rnf-Nqr domain containing protein, which produces MEIRTSLVFKNTYFVKLLGIAPLVGLTLRVDYAIIMAIAVLFITLYQGAVYAFIEPSMKENQKDWAFLGTLLVGGTLFLSGLWFFSPTYYKAIGFYIKILFLGTYIFELQKGRSEEENLSTWLGHILLEGLGYILLGLFLSLIREALGAGTISLPHFVSGGVSYDIPVLSQAPISILSQPTGFFLLFLGAILLYRLFGHQKPVQTTIHINDLHDHGGGLKTSKEDKPAVKAPDQIQRFLYEIKDKTDDLILTKYMYIGKQSSRGIQLFIMMSTLVDGVRGDFYVQGEEELEKIHSGIYQENMFPYLSQDEKSRFFLKSKDPSKHFVKMNSLLQRLQNYHKLEDLPEQVPFVGVIYLDLSLNKIEDIKDMSDFWRSINDKTYVIFSGKGDLYRYGLREIQPGIWQKNK; this is translated from the coding sequence GTGGAAATTAGAACATCTTTGGTGTTTAAAAATACTTACTTTGTCAAACTTCTTGGTATAGCCCCATTAGTAGGTCTAACCTTACGTGTGGATTATGCCATTATCATGGCCATAGCTGTGCTTTTTATTACCCTCTATCAGGGGGCTGTCTATGCATTTATCGAACCCTCTATGAAAGAAAACCAAAAGGATTGGGCTTTTCTTGGTACACTTTTAGTGGGGGGGACATTATTTTTAAGTGGTCTTTGGTTCTTTAGTCCTACTTACTATAAAGCTATTGGTTTTTATATAAAAATATTGTTCCTTGGTACGTATATATTTGAATTGCAAAAAGGCCGTTCTGAAGAGGAGAACTTATCCACCTGGTTAGGCCATATCTTACTAGAAGGTTTAGGGTATATTTTACTAGGATTGTTTCTCTCCTTAATAAGAGAAGCCCTGGGGGCGGGCACCATAAGCTTACCACATTTTGTTAGTGGGGGCGTATCCTATGATATTCCCGTCCTAAGCCAGGCCCCTATAAGTATATTAAGTCAACCTACGGGGTTCTTTTTACTATTCCTGGGGGCTATCCTGCTTTATCGCTTGTTTGGCCATCAGAAGCCAGTTCAAACTACAATCCATATTAATGATCTTCATGATCATGGCGGCGGACTTAAGACCAGTAAAGAGGATAAACCAGCAGTAAAAGCACCTGATCAAATCCAGCGTTTCCTTTATGAAATCAAAGATAAAACTGATGATTTGATACTTACGAAATATATGTATATAGGAAAGCAATCCTCACGAGGTATCCAGTTGTTCATTATGATGTCTACTCTCGTTGATGGAGTCAGAGGGGATTTTTATGTACAGGGAGAAGAGGAGCTGGAAAAAATCCATTCTGGTATCTACCAAGAGAACATGTTTCCTTATCTATCTCAAGATGAAAAAAGTCGATTTTTCCTTAAAAGTAAGGATCCCTCTAAACATTTTGTGAAAATGAACAGTCTTCTCCAAAGATTACAGAATTATCATAAGCTGGAAGATTTACCAGAACAGGTTCCCTTTGTCGGTGTTATATACCTGGATCTGTCCTTGAACAAGATTGAGGACATTAAGGATATGTCCGACTTTTGGAGGTCTATAAATGACAAAACCTATGTCATATTCAGTGGAAAAGGAGATCTCTATCGTTATGGTCTCCGAGAGATACAACCAGGTATATGGCAAAAGAATAAGTAA
- a CDS encoding HPr family phosphocarrier protein: MIKKEIVLTNPKGIHARPSAMIVQTGQKYQSKITIIKSGIEADACNIMEIIALGAQFQEELEITTEGPDEEEAMKDMLAIFERKFDDEPK; this comes from the coding sequence ATGATTAAAAAAGAGATAGTCCTAACTAATCCAAAAGGTATTCATGCCAGACCTTCTGCGATGATAGTCCAGACAGGTCAAAAATACCAATCAAAGATAACAATTATCAAATCAGGTATTGAAGCTGATGCCTGCAATATAATGGAGATCATTGCTCTAGGTGCTCAATTCCAGGAAGAATTGGAAATCACAACAGAAGGTCCTGATGAAGAAGAGGCCATGAAGGATATGCTGGCTATCTTCGAAAGGAAATTCGATGATGAACCTAAATAA
- a CDS encoding AI-2E family transporter, whose amino-acid sequence MNSERLNTFFLSTMLLIAFMAIAKLTQNVLQPLVIAVLLHFTLLPIVKFLTKLRIPRFIAILLMIGLILGLIYVLGIFFYSSLRSFVHEMPKYQDRFLAILEDIMTRFQIPGDLIDEFNWTSTLSNILVGWSSNFMSFLKALGIVLIFLMFVSFEAPYFDLKVRRAFHIKTSTRIFRMIHDINSQIGRYLIVKMSISLLTGFLIFLVVTWAGVDFAPIWGIIGFLFNFIPNIGSIFVVFLTSILAFVQFYPDWRVPLIVFIGTASIQMILGNLAEPKMQGDSLDLSPLLILVSLLFFGWLWGIVGMILSVPLMVIIKIISANIDALRPISVLMASGRVIREKNSGN is encoded by the coding sequence GTGAATTCTGAAAGACTAAATACTTTTTTCCTCAGTACCATGCTGTTGATAGCCTTTATGGCCATCGCCAAGCTGACCCAGAATGTCCTCCAACCCCTAGTCATTGCGGTGTTATTGCACTTTACCCTCTTACCTATTGTAAAATTTCTGACCAAACTGAGGATTCCCCGGTTCATTGCTATTTTATTAATGATAGGCCTCATATTAGGACTAATCTATGTTCTTGGTATATTTTTCTATTCCAGCTTACGGTCCTTTGTACATGAGATGCCAAAGTATCAGGATCGATTCCTGGCTATCCTTGAGGATATCATGACCCGTTTTCAGATTCCGGGTGATTTGATTGATGAGTTTAATTGGACATCCACTCTAAGTAATATATTAGTGGGGTGGTCCAGTAATTTTATGTCCTTTCTTAAGGCTTTAGGCATTGTCTTGATATTTCTAATGTTTGTATCCTTTGAAGCTCCTTACTTTGACTTAAAGGTTAGAAGAGCTTTTCATATCAAAACTTCTACACGTATATTTCGAATGATTCATGACATTAACTCTCAGATTGGCCGGTATTTGATTGTCAAGATGAGTATATCCCTACTAACAGGATTTTTAATCTTTCTTGTGGTAACCTGGGCAGGGGTGGACTTTGCTCCTATATGGGGAATCATTGGATTCCTGTTTAATTTTATTCCCAACATTGGTTCCATATTTGTTGTGTTCCTAACTTCTATACTGGCTTTTGTACAGTTTTACCCTGATTGGCGAGTTCCATTGATTGTCTTCATTGGAACTGCTAGCATTCAGATGATATTAGGTAATTTAGCTGAACCAAAAATGCAAGGAGATAGTTTGGATTTGTCACCTTTACTAATTTTGGTGAGTTTATTATTCTTCGGATGGCTATGGGGAATTGTTGGAATGATATTAAGTGTGCCTTTAATGGTAATCATCAAAATCATATCTGCCAATATTGATGCCCTACGTCCAATATCTGTCTTAATGGCCTCAGGTCGTGTGATTCGGGAGAAAAATAGTGGAAATTAG
- a CDS encoding TrmB family transcriptional regulator — protein sequence MINNLKKWGLSEYEAKAYLALLSNPAVTAYEAAKSARIPTSKIYETLKKLQNKGMAIEVNQEGKAYYHPLPQEEFIKRSRTQVDKELEELEADLKTFQTQPSPEFVWNLRSYEEALDKAREFYQDAQQSILISGWEEDIKNLRPIIKEKEKLGIKVVTVHFGMLRESIGLNFYHPIEDTIYHEQGGRTFLTVIDSRKVLWGTFTDTGFDLATYSHNKGFVHLAEDYIKHDIYIMKIVKRFDKELIATFGEKYHLLRDIYQDKEK from the coding sequence ATGATCAATAACTTAAAGAAGTGGGGATTATCCGAGTACGAAGCCAAAGCTTATCTGGCTCTCCTATCTAATCCTGCTGTAACAGCTTACGAAGCGGCCAAGTCAGCCAGGATTCCCACGTCCAAGATATACGAGACCCTAAAAAAACTTCAAAACAAGGGAATGGCTATTGAGGTTAACCAAGAGGGTAAAGCCTATTACCATCCCTTGCCACAGGAAGAATTCATTAAAAGATCCCGTACTCAGGTGGATAAGGAACTGGAAGAATTGGAAGCAGATCTAAAGACTTTCCAAACTCAACCATCCCCAGAATTCGTATGGAATCTACGCTCCTATGAAGAAGCACTGGACAAGGCAAGAGAGTTTTATCAAGACGCTCAACAGAGCATCTTGATTAGTGGATGGGAAGAAGACATCAAAAACCTCCGCCCTATTATCAAGGAAAAGGAAAAGCTAGGAATCAAGGTTGTTACTGTCCATTTTGGAATGCTTAGGGAATCGATTGGTTTGAATTTTTATCATCCTATTGAAGATACGATCTACCACGAACAGGGAGGAAGAACATTTCTTACTGTGATAGATTCCCGGAAAGTGCTCTGGGGAACTTTTACAGATACAGGATTTGATTTGGCAACCTATAGCCACAACAAAGGTTTTGTTCATTTGGCTGAAGATTATATAAAGCATGATATCTACATTATGAAAATCGTAAAACGTTTTGATAAGGAATTAATCGCCACCTTTGGCGAGAAATATCACCTCTTAAGAGACATCTACCAGGATAAGGAGAAGTAA
- a CDS encoding KamA family radical SAM protein gives MDFMPFKVTGAITGMLRSSDPNKDPVAAQFWPRPEESIIKEYETTDPLGDNLYKTASRVVHHYYDRMLLLVNDRCAAYCRYCFRRHFTGQEGSRITAEELSEACLFLKDHPQIDEVLITGGDPLSLSNSNIKDIISSLKDTKQELTVRIGTRVPIVMPKRIDEGLLRVMEEYGPIWMILHINHVQEITPDFIKAIGDLRKTGVQFLNQSVLLKGVNDDWQVLKTLYRRLLQLGIKPYYLFQGDLASGTSHFRVDIRKGLTIMEKLRQHLSGMGIPTYAVDLPQGGGKVPLTEDRISHEDDKWYYIKNLEGHIYPYPKEV, from the coding sequence ATGGATTTTATGCCCTTCAAAGTGACAGGGGCTATAACGGGCATGCTCAGATCTTCCGATCCTAATAAGGATCCTGTAGCGGCCCAGTTTTGGCCACGTCCGGAAGAGTCAATTATAAAAGAATATGAAACAACTGACCCCCTGGGGGATAACTTATATAAAACCGCATCAAGAGTGGTACATCATTACTATGACCGCATGCTCTTACTTGTTAATGATCGCTGCGCCGCTTACTGTCGGTATTGCTTTCGTAGACATTTTACAGGACAGGAAGGTTCCCGTATTACAGCAGAAGAGTTGAGTGAAGCATGTTTATTCCTTAAAGACCATCCCCAAATCGATGAAGTTCTCATCACAGGGGGCGATCCTTTAAGCTTGAGTAATAGTAATATCAAGGATATCATTAGTTCCTTAAAAGATACAAAACAGGAATTGACCGTTAGAATTGGAACCCGGGTTCCTATCGTTATGCCCAAGAGAATTGATGAGGGGCTCTTAAGGGTAATGGAAGAATATGGACCTATATGGATGATCTTACACATCAATCATGTTCAGGAGATAACACCTGATTTTATAAAAGCCATCGGAGATCTTCGAAAAACTGGTGTACAGTTTTTAAACCAATCTGTTCTTTTAAAAGGAGTCAATGATGATTGGCAGGTGTTAAAAACCTTGTATCGTCGTTTACTTCAATTAGGAATCAAGCCGTATTACTTATTTCAGGGGGATTTGGCATCAGGAACATCCCATTTCCGTGTTGATATTCGTAAAGGTCTAACTATAATGGAGAAGTTAAGACAACATTTAAGTGGTATGGGTATTCCCACCTATGCGGTTGACTTGCCTCAAGGAGGAGGGAAAGTTCCTCTGACAGAAGATCGAATCAGTCATGAAGATGATAAATGGTATTATATTAAAAATTTGGAAGGACATATCTACCCTTATCCAAAAGAGGTGTAA
- a CDS encoding cation diffusion facilitator family transporter — protein sequence MDSKERLHLINRASWAGIMGNALLSGTKLVLGFLSGSLAVIGDGVDSATDILTSIITLVSARIAAKPPDAQHPYGHGRAETIATKVLSFVIVFAGFQLAVTTIKQLIIKQSMAIPTSLALIATGISVIGKILLALYKGRIGRLTQSNMLIADAKNMRNDILISFSVLIGLFFTFILGLPILDKILALFLSVIIVKVGFEIFIETSEELMDGISDPEIYKIVFDAVKKIQGVNNPHKTRIRKVNNLYVVEMDIEVDPQLSVAEGHQLASEVEKSIRHSVENIYDVLIHVEPEGIHHSREEFGLKESDLNPQ from the coding sequence ATGGATAGTAAAGAGCGTTTACATTTAATCAATCGTGCCAGTTGGGCGGGAATCATGGGGAATGCCCTCTTGAGTGGAACAAAACTAGTTTTAGGTTTCCTAAGTGGTTCTTTGGCTGTTATTGGGGATGGTGTCGATTCGGCGACAGATATCTTAACCAGTATCATCACCCTTGTATCAGCTAGAATTGCTGCAAAACCGCCGGATGCTCAACATCCCTATGGACATGGAAGGGCTGAAACAATCGCTACAAAAGTTCTATCCTTTGTGATCGTTTTTGCTGGTTTTCAACTGGCCGTTACTACTATAAAGCAATTAATAATAAAACAATCTATGGCTATTCCAACGTCCTTAGCTCTAATCGCTACAGGAATCAGTGTTATAGGAAAGATTCTTTTGGCTCTCTATAAAGGGCGAATAGGGCGGTTAACCCAATCGAATATGCTTATCGCTGATGCAAAGAATATGCGTAATGATATCCTGATCTCTTTCAGTGTCTTAATAGGTTTATTCTTTACCTTTATCCTTGGGCTCCCTATATTGGATAAAATACTGGCTCTCTTTTTGAGTGTAATCATCGTTAAAGTAGGATTTGAGATTTTTATCGAAACCAGTGAAGAATTAATGGATGGTATCAGTGATCCAGAGATATATAAAATAGTATTTGATGCAGTAAAAAAAATACAAGGCGTTAATAATCCTCATAAGACTCGAATACGGAAAGTGAATAATTTATATGTAGTGGAAATGGATATTGAGGTTGATCCTCAGTTAAGTGTGGCAGAAGGACATCAATTGGCTTCTGAAGTGGAGAAGTCCATACGACATAGTGTGGAAAATATTTATGATGTTCTTATCCATGTTGAACCAGAGGGTATCCATCATTCCAGGGAAGAGTTCGGTTTAAAGGAATCGGATTTGAATCCCCAATAA